Part of the Kushneria marisflavi genome, AATGCACGTCAGGCTCAGGAAGCCTCCAATGGCTTTATGAATCTGGTGCGTCGCGCTGTCGAGCAAAGCTGGTCACGTCCGCCCAATGCAGCTTCCGGGCTGGTCACGGTGGTTAAAGTACAGCTTTTGCCGACCGGTGAGCTTTTGTCTGCCACTGTCTCCAGCAGCAGCGGTGATCCAGGGTTTGATCGTTCGGCCGTACAGGCCGTGGAAAGAGCCGCGCCGTTTACTGAAATGAGCCAATTACCGGCTGATGCGAAGCAGAAATTCAGAAGCTTTAACCTGCGCTTTAATCCTGAGGATGTGCGCTAGGGTTAGAAAGGTTTGCTATGTGGTGTAAGGACGTGGTCAATATTGTGCCTGTTTCTATGGCAGGCAGAAGGGATCAAGGATCGTTAAAACCCGAGGGTGTGTGCTGATGAAAAAACTAATGGCACTGGCTGGTTTCATGATGCTCATGATGGCCAGTCTGATGGCGCAGGCAGCTGGTGATCTCACCATCGAGATTACCCGTGGCAATGATAATGCCATACCGATTGCAGTGGTGCCTTTCCGGGGAGAAGGGGTCAGTCCTTCTGAAGATATCGGCAAGATTATCGCCGACGATCTGGAGCATAGCGGTCAGTTCTCGCCACTGGCGCCTCAGGATCTGATCTCTCGTCCTGCCAGCGGTGACAATATCAATTATGATGACTGGCGCCGCGTCAGGGCCAATTATCTGGTCGTTGGTCGGGTCGAAGCATCCGGTAATGGCTACAAGATCACTTATGAACTGCATGATGTTGCCGGCCAGCGTCGTGAACTGGGAGAGGTGGTTACCTCAAGTGACGACCAGCTGCGGTCCCGGGCGCATTACATTGCTGATCAGATATTCGAAGAAATCACCGGTATTCGCGGCGCGTTCCAGACACGCATTGCCTATGTGACTGCCAATGGTGTTGATCCCAATATCAGCTATGCCCTGTATGTAGCCGATCAGGATGGCCATCGTCCGCAGCAGATTCTGTCCTCTGATCAGCCGATCCTTTCGCCGGCCTGGTCACCGGATGGTCAGAAGCTTGCGTACGTTTCTTTCGAGTCAGGGCGGCCTGCCATTTATGTCCAGCAGCTTTCAAGCGGGCGTCGTGTCCAGCTCACATCATTCAAGGGCATCAACGGTGCGCCAGCCTGGTCTCCCGATGGTCGCAAGCTTGCCATGTCGCTTTCAAAGGATGGCAATCCCGAAATCTATGTCATGGACATTGCGTCCCGTTCGCTGACCCAGTTGACCAATTCCAGTTCTATCAATACCGAACCGGACTGGAGTACTGATGGGCGCTCGATTCTGTTTACTTCGGATCGTAGTGGGCAGCCGCAGATTTATCAGATGGATGCCACCGGTGGAAATGCAAAACGCATGACCTTTACCGGCAATTACAATGCGGGTGGGCTGTACGGACCTGACAACAAGACCATTTTCCTGACCACTCGAACCGACCGCGGTTTTCAGGTGGCCAAGCAGGATTTGTCATCAGGACGCGTTACCGTATTAACCAATACTTATCAGGATGAAGCGCCGGCAGTTGCGCCCAATGGCACAATGGTGATATATGCCACTCAGCAGGGAGCACATGGTGTGCTTGGTGCTGTTTCGGCAGATGGCAGGGCTTCTTTCGTAATACCTTCACCTAATGGTGAGGTTCGTGAACCTTCCTGGTCGCCGTTTTTGAATTAAACGACTAGAATGAATTTTGTCAT contains:
- the tolB gene encoding Tol-Pal system beta propeller repeat protein TolB; amino-acid sequence: MKKLMALAGFMMLMMASLMAQAAGDLTIEITRGNDNAIPIAVVPFRGEGVSPSEDIGKIIADDLEHSGQFSPLAPQDLISRPASGDNINYDDWRRVRANYLVVGRVEASGNGYKITYELHDVAGQRRELGEVVTSSDDQLRSRAHYIADQIFEEITGIRGAFQTRIAYVTANGVDPNISYALYVADQDGHRPQQILSSDQPILSPAWSPDGQKLAYVSFESGRPAIYVQQLSSGRRVQLTSFKGINGAPAWSPDGRKLAMSLSKDGNPEIYVMDIASRSLTQLTNSSSINTEPDWSTDGRSILFTSDRSGQPQIYQMDATGGNAKRMTFTGNYNAGGLYGPDNKTIFLTTRTDRGFQVAKQDLSSGRVTVLTNTYQDEAPAVAPNGTMVIYATQQGAHGVLGAVSADGRASFVIPSPNGEVREPSWSPFLN